CATCACTAAAGTACCTATTGATGACTAACAGCAGGTTGTAGGAAGGTAATCAGTTAAGTAAATTAGTAAAACAAGGTAAATTAGTAAGATGTCATTTATTACACATTTCTGACACATCACAACAAAAAGGTAACTTAAAGACTAGGCTTCCAGATATACTTTAGAGAGGTCTGCAGTAGTCTCTAAAATATATCCTCTGTTAtgtataaaaatctaaataattatatacattgtGATTTATATACTTAAAACTAACTTACCTAACACGTGTATAGTTTTTGCatgcaaaaaatatttctttaagaCATAAATATGTTTCGATATATATTTGTACCTATAATGTTTCTTTGGCATGCGATAACATTTACGAAAATAATCTACAGAAGGTGGTATACATATGTTACATCTAAAGTCCATATGaacaggtaaaaaaaaaacttattctagTCCAAAATATACATTAACATGGACGGAGAATGAATGTAGcaaagaaaatatatatctaaatataAAGATGCGTCCATTGCATAATCGCAACCAAATAACATGATTACGTTGGCACATTGATATTAAAAACATGCTTCATCGAAGCTAATAAATTACCAGAACACATTACATAACTGCCTTAGAACTCATGTCCAAACACACAACATACAAAATACCATCGCCTAAAGTCGCAAAGTTACGTCAAAACCCACGGAGTTACTGCGTTTATGCTCTAAGTCGTATTTGAGGTCAAACATTTTCTCATAAGCGGCCTTCTACGCAAGTACAACATATACCTGTCCATGGCTCGCCCGCTTTCGAAGCGACTTCAAGCGAGCGTTGCGAAATCAACGTTGGACGAGGTACATACTCGAATGGTTTTATAATTCGTCACGACTGCTCGCGAGGCCGTACAGCTTAAGAATCTCAACTTCTATATCTAAACTCAATCTTAGCTTCAAAGTTATACAGCTCAATTTCAAAGCTTAAGTCACTCAATTGCCTAATATACATGATTGAGTTAGGGATCCTGATTATAACGACTCAAGGCGATGGCATTCTGACCTCAGTCGATTTCATTATGGCAATTAGCTTAACTTATCTTAACTAAGACACGAAGGAATGCGGAGATcttacaattaaataataattatgaacaAGTTGCCTGATTTTCCTTAACCAAGGAGACATGGGAACTTGATGCTAAATGCAGTAATCTAAAATTAATTATGCATATCGGCATATTCCATAACTATCAAGTTATTATAAACCTTATATTATAAAACTTTAAGTCAAGAACTgaatgtatttaataaacatgaAGATATGCATAGTTAAGACTGCAAAAAGATCGTATCGGATTCGTGTCGGTAAACTAAAGTCGGCGGTATAATACTGGCTAAATACAACCTAATACTAGCACTCTGTCTCACCTTCCTTCTTCTCCGGAATATAATGTTCCACTTCCCGGAATAGATGGAACAGTCTCCAAGCTATCGCGACACCAACAATCTCAAGTATCATCATCAGGAGTGATGCAGCGGCTACTGAAGAGCTGATAATCTTAGTGTACACTGCAGCCACTTTAGCACAACCCACTCTTTCGTTGGCTTCCTTATCGGTGAAGTCACACAAGGCTTTGTAAAGGCTGTCATGACAACAAGACAGAGGCAGGTCGTTTCTAAAAGCACGGTAATCTCGAGCGTCATTCGCCCCACAGCATTTAAGCTTCCTCTCAATCCACTCGTACTGCCTCGCGTGTTCCTGGTTGTTCTGAATGTTGTAGAATCCATCGTACACTGTATCCTTTATGAACCGATCGGTATCTTCACCATCCACGTACACAAATATAAGCACTGCTGATAAAACTTGGAATAAAATCAGGAAACTCATAAAGCCACCGTAAATCCCAAGAATCCCTCGGCTTTCGCGTTGAGCACCGCACCAACCACAGAAGGCGATGATGATAATCATAACCCCAAAGATGATGAACAGCCATGGTGCAACTTGAGGCCAGTAAATTCTCCAGTCAAGTAAATAGTGGTTCATGTTCCGAAGCCGGACGAACTCCATGAGTTGCACGAAAAACCATATTCCAGTGATCGCTGTAGCGAGGCCGAACACGGCGTAGATTATGTTGACAACGTAAAGCACGTTCTTCATAAAGTCTTCCTTAGCCATGGCGAGAGGCGTGCGCGCCGCGAGAtcgttgtcgatgaaatgaggCGGCCGCGCGCGCGCAACCTCTTTTATTAACGCACGAAGGCCATGGAGCGATCAGCGTCGTGACATACATAAGAATTACGTAAGCTTTTGGACAAGAATTTTGGATTAGAAAGCTATCGTCCTATTATCCTAAATCAATTAACTAAgtgatattataataattatgatcttTAAGTGATGAGGACAATCGATGACG
This is a stretch of genomic DNA from Leguminivora glycinivorella isolate SPB_JAAS2020 chromosome 20, LegGlyc_1.1, whole genome shotgun sequence. It encodes these proteins:
- the LOC125237046 gene encoding CD63 antigen-like, whose translation is MAKEDFMKNVLYVVNIIYAVFGLATAITGIWFFVQLMEFVRLRNMNHYLLDWRIYWPQVAPWLFIIFGVMIIIIAFCGWCGAQRESRGILGIYGGFMSFLILFQVLSAVLIFVYVDGEDTDRFIKDTVYDGFYNIQNNQEHARQYEWIERKLKCCGANDARDYRAFRNDLPLSCCHDSLYKALCDFTDKEANERVGCAKVAAVYTKIISSSVAAASLLMMILEIVGVAIAWRLFHLFREVEHYIPEKKEGETEC